One Triticum dicoccoides isolate Atlit2015 ecotype Zavitan chromosome 4B, WEW_v2.0, whole genome shotgun sequence genomic window carries:
- the LOC119296315 gene encoding probable enoyl-CoA hydratase 1, peroxisomal — protein sequence MGATSPDSGDLILVEPARPGSKVAVVTINRPDALNALTRSMMISLASAFRRLDADDGVAAVVLAGRGRSFCAGVDLTAAEEVFKGDVNDPAANPVAQMELCRKPIVGAVAGFAVTAGFEIALACDLLVAGRSAKFLDTHAKFGIFPSWGLSQKLSRLIGPNRARQVSLACMPVTAEMAEKWGLANHIVEDSQVLSKAIEVAEAIVKNNRNLVVLYKSVINDGLQLDMKHARALEKERAVNYYNGMTKEQFANMQKFIQGRSSKAPSKL from the exons ATGGGGGCCACTTCGCCGGACTCCGGCGACCTCATCCTGGTCGAGCCGGCGAGGCCGGGGTCCAAGGTCGCCGTGGTGACCATCAACCGCCCCGATGCGCTGAACGCGCTGACGCGCTCGATGATGATCTCCCTGGCCTCGGCGTTCCGGCGGCTGGACGCCGACGACggcgtggccgcggtggtgctcgcggGCCGCGGCCGCTCCTTCTGCGCAGGGGTGGACCTCACGGCGGCGGAGGAGGTCTTCAAGGGCGACGTCAACGACCCCGCCGCTAACCCCGTCGCCCAGATGGAGCTCTGCCGGAAGCCCATCGTCGGCGCCGTCGCCGGGTTCGCGGTCACCGCGGGCTTCGAGATCGCACTCGCCTGCGATCTCCTCGTCGCTGGCCGCTCCGCCAAGTTCCTCGACACCCACGCCAA GTTTGGGATATTTCCTTCTTGGGGTCTTTCACAGAAGCTCTCTCGTCTCATCGGGCCAAACAGAGCACGACAAGTGTCACTTGCTTGCATGCCTGTCACTGCTGAAATGGCTGAGAAGTGGGGGCTTGCTAACCACATTGTGGAAGATAGTCAGGTGCTGAGTAAGGCCATAGAGGTCGCCGAGGCCATTGTGAAGAATAACCGCAACTTGGTGGTGCTATACAAGTCAGTTATAAATGATGGGCTTCAGCTGGACATGAAACATGCCCGAGCTCTTGAAAAG GAAAGAGCTGTCAACTATTACAATGGCATGACAAAGGAGCAATTTGCAAATATGCAGAAGTTTATACAAGGCCGGAGTTCTAAAGCACCATCGAAGTTGTAG
- the LOC119296314 gene encoding uncharacterized protein LOC119296314, protein MVEPELSGDLGGAFMASPVANGGGEAGCVLNVDSAPTPPSGRHGSGGSGRPPKKPAGRKPAAKACAAAASEELRGDLGEVLVSVGAGAKAKRSKATPVPQRPERSVQGQAGRSFFPGERSAPHRRQEPGGLRLGLRWGNHVMRSV, encoded by the exons ATGGTGGAGCCGGAGCTCTCTGGTGACTTGGGGGGTGCTTTCATGGCCTCTCCGGTGGCAAACGGAGGCGGGGAGGCGGGATGTGTGCTCAACGTCGACTCGGCCCCGACCCCTCCCTCTGGGCGCCACGGCTCGGGCGGCTCGGGCAGACCCCCCAAGAAGCCGGCGGGGCGGAAGCCGGCGGCCAAGGCGTGTGCGGCCGCGGCATCGGAGGAGCTGCGGGGCGACCTGGGTGAGGTGCTGGTGTCGGTGGGAGCGGGCGCGAAGGCGAAGCGCTCCAAGGCGACCCCGGTGCCACAACGCCCCGAGCGCTCGGTCCAAGGCCAAGCTGGGAGATCTTTCTTCCCTGGAGAGCGCTCAGCTCCGCATCGCCGACAAGAACCTGGAGGTCTCAG ACTTGGGCTCCGTTGGGGAAACCACGTGATGAGGAGCGTATGA
- the LOC119293668 gene encoding GDSL esterase/lipase At4g16230-like isoform X2 has protein sequence MQRFMQKQCHGGRINLDAQIDNYAKNRRDLMTQRGEVAAVSRLRGALFSVTMGSNDFINNYLVPVLSVPERAVTPPEAFINGMIAKYRQQLIRLYLLDARKIVVVNVGPIGCIPYLRDIMATGAGAGAGACAEFPNQLAQSFNRKLRAVVTELGAGLGGSRFVYADVYRIVSDIIANYKSHGFEVADSACCYVGGRFGGLAPCGPTSSYCADRSKYVFWDAYHPSDAANVLIASRILDGDPADISPVNVRQLLFDDA, from the exons ATGCAAAGGTTCATGCAAAAACAATGCCAT GGTGGGCGTATAAACCTGGATGCGCAGATTGACAACTACGCCAAGAACCGGCGCGACTTGATGACACAGCGCGGGGAGGTGGCAGCGGTGAGCCGGCTGAGGGGCGCGCTCTTCTCGGTGACCATGGGCTCCAACGACTTCATCAACAACTACCTCGTCCCCGTCCTGTCCGTGCCGGAGCGCGCCGTGACGCCGCCGGAGGCCTTCATCAACGGCATGATCGCCAAGTACCGGCAGCAGCTCATC AGGCTGTACCTTCTGGACGCCCGGAAGATCGTGGTGGTGAACGTGGGGCCGATCGGCTGCATCCCGTACCTGAGGGACATCATGGCGACCGGGGCCGGGGCCGGGGCCGGGGCGTGCGCCGAGTTCCCGAACCAGCTGGCCCAGTCCTTCAACCGCAAGCTGCGCGCCGTGGTGACCGAGCTGGGCGCCGGCCTCGGCGGCTCGCGCTTCGTCTACGCCGACGTCTACCGCATCGTCTCCGACATCATCGCCAACTATAAGTCGCACG GGTTCGAGGTGGCGGACTCGGCGTGCTGCTACGTGGGCGGGCGGTTCGGCGGGCTGGCGCCCTGCGGACCCACGTCGAGCTACTGCGCGGACAGGTCCAAGTACGTGTTCTGGGACGCGTACCACCCCAGCGACGCCGCCAACGTGCTCATAGCCAGCCGCATCCTCGACGGCGACCCGGCGGACATCTCACCTGTCAACGTGCGCCAGCTGCTCTTCGACGATGCTTAG
- the LOC119293668 gene encoding GDSL esterase/lipase At4g16230-like isoform X1 gives MSPSHELQSGMASRFTLLACIGALFAGTAAVPPATFVFGDSLVDAGNNNYIATLSRANYAPNGIDFDGHQPTGRYTNGRTIVDILGQEMGLGGFVPPYMDPNTTGDVLFRGVNYASGGGGILNQTGSIFGGRINLDAQIDNYAKNRRDLMTQRGEVAAVSRLRGALFSVTMGSNDFINNYLVPVLSVPERAVTPPEAFINGMIAKYRQQLIRLYLLDARKIVVVNVGPIGCIPYLRDIMATGAGAGAGACAEFPNQLAQSFNRKLRAVVTELGAGLGGSRFVYADVYRIVSDIIANYKSHGFEVADSACCYVGGRFGGLAPCGPTSSYCADRSKYVFWDAYHPSDAANVLIASRILDGDPADISPVNVRQLLFDDA, from the exons ATGAGCCCCTCACACGAGCTGCAATCAGGCATGGCATCCCGTTTTACTCTACTGGCGTGCATCGGCGCGCTGTTTGCCGGCACCGCTGCTGTTCCGCCGGCAACATTCGTCTTCGGCGACTCGCTCGTCGACGCCGGCAACAATAACTACATCGCCACGCTGTCCCGGGCGAATTATGCCCCCAACGGCATCGATTTCGACGGCCACCAGCCCACCGGCCGGTACACCAACGGCCGGACCATCGTCGACATACTAG GGCAAGAGATGGGGCTGGGAGGGTTTGTGCCGCCCTACATGGACCCAAACACCACCGGCGACGTCCTGTTCAGAGGCGTCAACtacgcgtccggcggcggcggcatactCAACCAGACCGGGAGCATCTTC GGTGGGCGTATAAACCTGGATGCGCAGATTGACAACTACGCCAAGAACCGGCGCGACTTGATGACACAGCGCGGGGAGGTGGCAGCGGTGAGCCGGCTGAGGGGCGCGCTCTTCTCGGTGACCATGGGCTCCAACGACTTCATCAACAACTACCTCGTCCCCGTCCTGTCCGTGCCGGAGCGCGCCGTGACGCCGCCGGAGGCCTTCATCAACGGCATGATCGCCAAGTACCGGCAGCAGCTCATC AGGCTGTACCTTCTGGACGCCCGGAAGATCGTGGTGGTGAACGTGGGGCCGATCGGCTGCATCCCGTACCTGAGGGACATCATGGCGACCGGGGCCGGGGCCGGGGCCGGGGCGTGCGCCGAGTTCCCGAACCAGCTGGCCCAGTCCTTCAACCGCAAGCTGCGCGCCGTGGTGACCGAGCTGGGCGCCGGCCTCGGCGGCTCGCGCTTCGTCTACGCCGACGTCTACCGCATCGTCTCCGACATCATCGCCAACTATAAGTCGCACG GGTTCGAGGTGGCGGACTCGGCGTGCTGCTACGTGGGCGGGCGGTTCGGCGGGCTGGCGCCCTGCGGACCCACGTCGAGCTACTGCGCGGACAGGTCCAAGTACGTGTTCTGGGACGCGTACCACCCCAGCGACGCCGCCAACGTGCTCATAGCCAGCCGCATCCTCGACGGCGACCCGGCGGACATCTCACCTGTCAACGTGCGCCAGCTGCTCTTCGACGATGCTTAG